In Flavobacteriales bacterium, the genomic stretch AGGAATGAATGAAGACAAAGTGCCTAGAGGTAAATATTGTGTTTCTACATCAAACAGAAACTTCGAAGGCCGTCAAGGACCCGGATCTCGAACTTTCTTAGCTAGCCCACTTACTGCTGCAGCAACAGCTATAACAGGCGAAATTACTGACGTACGAACTTTAATGAATTAAGACAATGGAGAAACTAAATAAAGTAAACACAAACTGTGTATTGATTCCAAATGAGAATTTGGATACGGATCAAATCATTCCATCTCGATTTCTTAAAGCTACTACAAGAGAAGCTTTCGGAGAAAATCTTTTTAGAGATTGGAGATACGATCTTGAAGGTAAGATGGTTGAAGACTTCGTATTAAACCAAGATACAAAAGGAGCACAAATTTTAGTTGCCGGAAAAAACTTTGGATGTGGATCGAGTAGAGAACATGCAGCATGGGCTATCTATGATTTTGGATTTCGAGTTGTGATTTCGAGTTTTTATGCCGACATATTCAAAAGCAACGCATTAAACAATGGCCTTCTACCCGTACAAGTATCAGAAGGTTTTTTAGCTAAAATTTTTGCAGCTCTCGAAAACAATAACGAAGAAGTGTTAAACGTTGATCTAGAAGCTCAAACGGTTTCTATTTCATCTACAGGAGATCAAGAGGCTTTTGAAATTAACGGATACAAAAAATCTTGTTTACTTAACGGATTTGACGATATCGATTACTTATTAAATATCAAGGACGATATTATCGCCTACGAAAACGCTTTATAGATGGAAAAGAAAATTGCTGTA encodes the following:
- a CDS encoding 3-isopropylmalate dehydratase large subunit (dehydratase component, catalyzes the isomerization between 2-isopropylmalate and 3-isopropylmalate), which produces GMNEDKVPRGKYCVSTSNRNFEGRQGPGSRTFLASPLTAAATAITGEITDVRTLMN
- the leuD gene encoding 3-isopropylmalate dehydratase small subunit; translation: MEKLNKVNTNCVLIPNENLDTDQIIPSRFLKATTREAFGENLFRDWRYDLEGKMVEDFVLNQDTKGAQILVAGKNFGCGSSREHAAWAIYDFGFRVVISSFYADIFKSNALNNGLLPVQVSEGFLAKIFAALENNNEEVLNVDLEAQTVSISSTGDQEAFEINGYKKSCLLNGFDDIDYLLNIKDDIIAYENAL